The Bacillota bacterium genome contains a region encoding:
- a CDS encoding cobalt-precorrin 5A hydrolase, giving the protein MAGEVLRQGAGEVGDLAVVALTPAGKALAGRLAAAWNEAGGSARVYHPSSSLGSLVRTLWGRHEGLVFVMAVGIVVRVLAPLLRDKWRDPAVVVVDEGGRFAVSLLGGHWGGANGLARRVAALLGAVPVVTTATDVQGKTAVDLLARQWGFLPVPREGVKAVNRALLEGKRLVFYTEWQLPAEGEAPPFDRVRPLREGPGPGPGNPEEVPVFVTSREVSPLPAAACCLCPPSLAAGIGCRRGVSAGEIEAALAEACRRAGRRRESLGVLATHSAKLNERGLREAARSLGVPLFFFTSQILQGILDRVPGLRDVEFVRRQMGVGNVCETAALAAVPEGTLVLPKLKLGRVTVALAEAGLLWSASGREMRRI; this is encoded by the coding sequence ATGGCGGGGGAGGTTCTGCGGCAGGGAGCAGGAGAGGTCGGGGATCTTGCCGTTGTCGCCCTGACCCCGGCCGGGAAGGCCCTCGCGGGGAGGCTGGCGGCGGCCTGGAACGAGGCCGGGGGAAGCGCCCGCGTCTACCACCCCTCCTCCTCTCTCGGCAGCCTGGTCCGCACTTTATGGGGCCGGCACGAGGGGCTTGTCTTTGTCATGGCCGTGGGGATTGTGGTCCGGGTGCTTGCCCCCCTGCTGAGAGACAAGTGGCGCGACCCTGCGGTTGTGGTGGTGGATGAGGGAGGGAGGTTTGCCGTCAGCCTGCTCGGGGGGCACTGGGGGGGAGCCAACGGCCTTGCCCGGCGGGTGGCCGCCCTGCTGGGGGCGGTCCCGGTGGTCACCACCGCCACCGATGTGCAGGGAAAAACTGCGGTGGACCTCCTGGCCCGGCAGTGGGGGTTTCTCCCCGTCCCGCGGGAGGGGGTGAAGGCGGTCAACCGCGCCCTGCTGGAGGGGAAGCGGCTCGTTTTCTACACCGAGTGGCAGCTCCCCGCAGAAGGGGAAGCGCCGCCTTTTGACAGGGTGCGGCCTCTCCGGGAAGGCCCGGGGCCCGGCCCGGGCAACCCGGAGGAGGTTCCCGTTTTTGTGACGAGCAGGGAGGTCTCCCCCCTTCCCGCGGCCGCCTGCTGCCTCTGCCCGCCCAGCCTCGCGGCGGGGATCGGCTGCCGGCGGGGGGTTTCCGCCGGGGAGATCGAGGCCGCCCTGGCCGAGGCCTGCCGGCGGGCGGGGCGGCGCCGGGAGAGTCTGGGGGTGCTTGCTACCCACAGCGCAAAGCTGAACGAAAGAGGGCTGCGGGAGGCGGCCCGGAGCCTGGGGGTTCCCCTCTTCTTTTTCACTTCACAGATTCTGCAGGGCATCCTGGACCGGGTGCCCGGCCTCCGGGATGTGGAGTTTGTGCGGAGGCAGATGGGGGTGGGAAATGTATGCGAAACAGCAGCCCTGGCGGCAGTCCCGGAGGGGACGCTCGTTTTGCCCAAGCTGAAGCTGGGGAGGGTTACCGTTGCCCTCGCCGAGGCCGGCTTGCTGTGGTCGGCATCGGGCCGGGAGATGCGGCGGATTTGA
- the cobM gene encoding precorrin-4 C(11)-methyltransferase: MAEQGRKGIVYFVGAGPGDPELITVRGLRLLQEADLVLYAGSLVNPALLQHVRAGVPCYDTAGLTLEKIVGLMAEAAAAGKRVVRLHSGDPALYGALQEQLDALAARGISFEIVPGVSSFLAAAALLERELTVPGGTQTVILTRQGGRTPVPPSESLRELSRHRATTCLFLSAHLLPQAVEGLRAHFPPETPAAVVARASWPDARVVRATLGDLEAKARQAGISRTALVFVGDFLAARGERSLLYDPNFEHGYRARGKG, from the coding sequence GTGGCCGAGCAGGGACGAAAGGGGATTGTCTATTTTGTAGGAGCGGGGCCCGGGGACCCCGAACTGATCACGGTGAGGGGCCTGCGCCTCCTCCAGGAGGCGGATCTGGTTCTTTACGCAGGCTCCCTGGTGAACCCGGCGCTGCTCCAGCATGTGCGGGCAGGGGTTCCCTGTTACGATACGGCGGGCCTGACCCTTGAGAAGATCGTCGGGTTGATGGCAGAAGCGGCTGCTGCGGGAAAGAGGGTGGTGCGCCTCCACTCGGGGGACCCGGCTCTTTACGGCGCCCTGCAGGAGCAGCTCGATGCCCTTGCGGCGCGGGGGATTTCTTTCGAGATCGTGCCCGGCGTGAGCTCTTTCCTGGCGGCGGCAGCCCTTTTAGAGCGGGAACTGACGGTCCCCGGGGGGACCCAGACGGTGATCCTGACCCGCCAGGGAGGGAGGACCCCCGTCCCCCCTTCCGAGTCGCTCCGGGAGCTGTCCCGCCACCGGGCCACCACCTGCCTTTTTTTGAGCGCGCACCTGCTTCCCCAGGCGGTGGAGGGCCTGAGGGCGCACTTCCCCCCCGAAACGCCGGCCGCCGTCGTGGCGCGGGCATCCTGGCCCGACGCCCGCGTCGTTCGGGCGACTCTGGGGGACCTGGAGGCAAAGGCGCGCCAGGCAGGAATTTCCAGGACGGCGCTGGTCTTCGTCGGGGACTTCCTGGCGGCGCGGGGGGAGCGCTCCCTCCTCTACGACCCGAATTTCGAGCACGGCTACCGCGCCCGGGGTAAGGGGTAG
- the cbiD gene encoding cobalamin biosynthesis protein CbiD, translating to MLTGYRRAGGKLLRRGYTTGACAAAAARAAVLALRGEEPEVVAITLPGGRVARLPVGGLERTPDGATAWVVKDAGDDPDVTHGARIEATARFQAGGITVRGGPGVGTVTRPGLAVPPGGSAINPVPLQMIKENVAAVLPPGQGAEIVISVPDGEKLARQTLNPQLGIVGGISILGTTGIVEPMSEEAFRLALVPQIQIARAAGVETLLLTPGRRGKSLAQKFGVPPEAVVLVSNFLGFMLEECARHGLRQVVLWGHAGKLAKVAAGAFHTHNRTADGRGEVVAALAAARGGGADLVRALLDSSTVEGMAALLAEAGLEGVWGDLAARASRRAMAYTRNALQVGTVLFSCRGEVLGWDENAAALFAGAGWRLPGACPRQERGEVVR from the coding sequence ATGCTGACCGGGTACCGGCGCGCGGGGGGGAAGCTCCTGCGCCGGGGGTATACCACCGGCGCCTGCGCGGCTGCCGCGGCGCGCGCCGCAGTCCTCGCCCTGCGGGGAGAAGAGCCGGAGGTTGTTGCCATCACCCTGCCCGGCGGGCGGGTCGCCCGCCTTCCGGTGGGGGGCCTGGAGCGCACCCCGGACGGGGCGACCGCCTGGGTGGTTAAAGATGCCGGGGACGACCCGGATGTGACCCACGGCGCCCGGATCGAGGCCACCGCCAGGTTTCAGGCCGGGGGGATCACGGTCCGGGGCGGCCCGGGCGTCGGCACCGTGACCAGACCGGGCCTTGCGGTTCCGCCGGGCGGGTCTGCCATCAACCCGGTGCCGCTTCAGATGATCAAGGAAAACGTGGCTGCAGTGCTCCCCCCCGGGCAGGGCGCGGAAATCGTGATCAGCGTTCCGGACGGGGAGAAGCTGGCGCGCCAGACCCTCAACCCCCAGCTGGGGATTGTCGGCGGGATCTCCATTCTGGGGACAACGGGGATCGTTGAGCCCATGTCCGAGGAGGCCTTCAGGCTCGCCCTTGTTCCCCAGATCCAGATCGCCCGCGCCGCAGGAGTGGAGACCCTCCTCCTCACACCGGGGCGCCGGGGAAAGAGCCTTGCCCAAAAGTTTGGGGTTCCACCGGAGGCGGTGGTGCTGGTGAGCAATTTTCTGGGCTTTATGCTGGAGGAGTGCGCCCGGCACGGCCTCCGGCAGGTGGTCTTATGGGGTCATGCCGGGAAGCTGGCGAAGGTTGCCGCCGGGGCCTTTCACACCCACAACCGGACGGCCGACGGGAGGGGAGAGGTCGTGGCTGCCCTTGCGGCTGCAAGGGGAGGGGGGGCGGACCTGGTGCGCGCCCTCCTGGACTCCTCGACGGTTGAGGGGATGGCCGCCCTGCTGGCGGAGGCCGGCCTGGAGGGGGTCTGGGGGGACCTGGCAGCACGCGCCAGCCGGCGCGCCATGGCCTACACCCGGAACGCCCTGCAGGTGGGAACGGTTCTTTTCTCCTGCCGGGGGGAGGTGCTGGGCTGGGACGAAAACGCCGCCGCGCTCTTTGCCGGGGCGGGCTGGCGGCTGCCCGGCGCCTGCCCGCGTCAAGAACGGGGCGAAGTGGTGCGGTAA
- the cobI gene encoding precorrin-2 C(20)-methyltransferase has protein sequence MPERGKLYGIGVGPGAPELLTLKAARILQEVAVVFVPRGDKGEQSLALHVISPLLRPGQELREVTFPMTRQRRKLEAAWREAARTVAAVLDAGRDAAFVTLGDSTLYSTCFYLGEALRAMRPELEVEVVPGVTSFSAAAALLNRPLACGREGLAVVPATKGRAFLRQVLAAFENVVILKAGPVLEELRDLLAEAGRLEEAAYVCRAGMPGQVLEENLAVAGELPEDYFSLILVRGCSKTDF, from the coding sequence ATGCCTGAAAGGGGGAAGCTTTACGGCATCGGGGTGGGCCCCGGGGCCCCGGAGCTGCTGACCCTCAAGGCGGCCCGGATCTTGCAGGAGGTCGCGGTGGTTTTCGTCCCCCGGGGAGATAAGGGGGAGCAGAGCCTGGCCCTGCACGTCATCAGCCCCTTGCTGCGCCCGGGCCAGGAACTGCGGGAGGTGACCTTCCCGATGACCAGGCAGCGCCGGAAACTGGAGGCGGCCTGGCGGGAGGCGGCGCGAACCGTCGCGGCGGTGCTCGACGCGGGCCGGGATGCCGCCTTCGTCACGCTGGGTGACAGCACCCTCTACAGCACCTGTTTTTACCTGGGCGAAGCCCTCCGGGCAATGAGGCCCGAACTGGAGGTGGAGGTGGTTCCCGGGGTCACCTCCTTCAGCGCGGCGGCCGCCCTCCTGAACCGCCCCCTGGCCTGCGGCCGGGAGGGCCTGGCGGTGGTCCCCGCCACGAAGGGCCGTGCCTTTCTCCGCCAGGTGCTGGCTGCCTTCGAGAATGTCGTCATCCTCAAGGCGGGGCCGGTGCTGGAGGAGTTGCGGGATCTCCTGGCAGAGGCGGGCCGCCTGGAGGAGGCCGCCTATGTCTGCCGTGCGGGGATGCCCGGGCAGGTCCTGGAGGAGAACCTGGCTGTGGCCGGGGAGCTTCCGGAGGACTACTTTTCCCTGATCCTGGTGCGGGGTTGTTCGAAAACCGATTTCTGA
- the cobJ gene encoding precorrin-3B C(17)-methyltransferase, with translation MVGIGPGDAADLSRRAREVLREAEVVVGYRPYLRLLEGVLLPEQEQVGSGMREEVDRARRAVALALAGRKVAVVSSGDAGIYGMAGLVLEVLLSTGRQDQVDFQVVPGITAASAAAALLGAPLMHDFAVISLSDLLTPWEAILRRIEAAARGDFVVVFYNPRSRKRAHQLLVAREVLLRHRKPETPVGVVTGAGRPGQQVVLTDLARLPSVEVNMQSLVLVGNSQSYVKDGYLITPRGYPLSGRSAGGGAILVLAGTREGRELAVALAAAGHRVIASAATPYGGELLRRPGLSVRQGPLDAAGLRELIEAEGVEGILDATHPFALEVTRLAREAACASGISYLRWERPSVSLPAADPLVHRARDWEEAAECLAASGRERVFLAVGVKPLSFFLTHPALQHCRFLVRVLPVPGSLQACLQLGLRPDQIIALQGPGTQKFNEALLEEYRAEILVTKESGAAGGAGEKIAAARARKIPVVVVERPPAASGNGESWRTAASPEEVLRWAAGLRRGE, from the coding sequence GTGGTCGGCATCGGGCCGGGAGATGCGGCGGATTTGAGCCGCCGCGCCCGCGAGGTCCTGCGGGAGGCGGAAGTAGTCGTGGGGTACCGTCCCTACCTCCGCCTCCTGGAGGGGGTTCTCCTTCCGGAGCAGGAGCAAGTGGGGAGCGGGATGCGGGAGGAGGTGGACCGCGCCAGGCGCGCCGTGGCGCTTGCCCTTGCCGGCCGGAAGGTGGCGGTGGTGAGCAGCGGAGACGCGGGGATTTACGGGATGGCCGGCCTCGTCCTGGAGGTGCTCCTGAGCACGGGGCGGCAGGATCAGGTTGACTTCCAGGTGGTGCCCGGGATCACCGCCGCTTCAGCCGCGGCGGCGCTGCTGGGAGCGCCGCTGATGCACGACTTTGCGGTGATCAGCCTGAGCGACCTCCTGACCCCCTGGGAGGCGATCTTGAGGAGGATTGAGGCCGCGGCGCGGGGGGATTTTGTCGTGGTCTTTTACAATCCCAGGAGCAGGAAGCGGGCGCACCAGCTGCTGGTAGCAAGGGAGGTTCTGCTCAGGCACCGGAAGCCGGAAACGCCGGTCGGGGTTGTTACAGGTGCGGGGCGGCCCGGGCAGCAGGTAGTGCTCACCGACCTGGCGCGCCTCCCCTCGGTTGAGGTCAACATGCAGTCCCTGGTGCTGGTGGGAAACAGCCAGAGCTACGTGAAGGACGGGTACCTGATCACTCCCCGGGGCTACCCGCTTTCCGGCCGCTCCGCCGGGGGCGGTGCCATCCTTGTGCTGGCGGGGACGAGGGAGGGAAGGGAGCTGGCAGTAGCCCTCGCGGCTGCCGGTCACAGGGTGATTGCCAGCGCCGCCACTCCTTACGGAGGGGAACTCCTCCGCAGGCCGGGGCTTTCCGTCCGGCAGGGGCCGCTCGACGCGGCCGGGCTGCGGGAACTGATTGAGGCGGAGGGGGTGGAGGGGATCCTCGACGCCACCCACCCCTTTGCCCTGGAAGTCACCCGCCTCGCCCGGGAGGCCGCCTGCGCCTCGGGCATTTCCTACCTGCGCTGGGAACGGCCCTCTGTTTCCCTCCCGGCGGCCGATCCTCTCGTCCACCGGGCGCGGGATTGGGAGGAGGCGGCAGAATGCCTTGCCGCCTCGGGAAGGGAGAGGGTTTTTCTTGCCGTAGGGGTGAAGCCCCTTTCGTTCTTCCTGACCCACCCCGCCCTGCAGCACTGCCGCTTTCTGGTGCGGGTGCTTCCCGTGCCCGGTTCTCTCCAGGCCTGCCTGCAACTCGGCCTGCGGCCGGATCAGATCATCGCCCTCCAGGGCCCCGGGACGCAGAAATTCAACGAGGCCCTGCTGGAGGAGTACCGGGCCGAGATCCTGGTGACCAAGGAGAGCGGCGCGGCCGGGGGGGCCGGGGAGAAAATTGCGGCCGCCCGCGCCCGGAAGATTCCGGTGGTTGTGGTAGAGCGCCCGCCTGCCGCCTCTGGTAATGGGGAAAGCTGGAGAACTGCCGCCTCCCCGGAGGAGGTGCTCCGCTGGGCGGCCGGTTTGAGGCGCGGGGAATGA
- the cbiE gene encoding precorrin-6y C5,15-methyltransferase (decarboxylating) subunit CbiE, with product MVGIGPGSREYLTPAAEAAVAAAEVLVGGGRALSLFSGLGKECYRIGRSLDEAISFIEAARRERRVAVLLSGDPGFFSLLPRLRARLGEASLRVIPGISSLQLACARLGLSWEDFCFVSVHGRGPEGLAAACASSRVAVLTDPSFTPALVCRYFLERGRRFRQVWVLTDLGLPGEMVTAVSLEEGAQLPGRGNSVVILLGEEAPQGSGQQEWPRILTPGLPDELFVRGEAAMSQAEVRALTLCKAQLRKGMVVYEIGAGTGSWTVEVARLIAPGQIFAVEKSPAALALVRANLEKFQISNAVLVPGEAPAACAGLPPADLVLVGGSGGRLREILAAARGWLRGQGLLVITAVTPDTFGTAWQVLHEGGWQEQEAVLVSLARVAPRGRVQIWQGENPVFILRARRQEGGSSNA from the coding sequence GTGGTGGGAATCGGGCCCGGGAGCAGAGAGTATCTCACCCCTGCGGCCGAGGCCGCCGTCGCGGCAGCGGAGGTGCTGGTGGGGGGCGGGCGCGCCCTCAGCCTTTTCTCCGGTTTGGGAAAAGAGTGCTACCGCATCGGCCGCAGCCTGGATGAGGCGATTTCCTTCATCGAAGCAGCCCGGCGGGAGCGGCGGGTGGCCGTGCTTCTCTCCGGCGACCCCGGGTTTTTCAGCCTTCTTCCCCGCCTTCGGGCGCGCCTGGGGGAGGCCAGCCTGAGGGTGATTCCCGGGATCAGCTCCCTGCAGCTGGCCTGTGCCCGGCTCGGCCTGAGCTGGGAGGACTTCTGCTTTGTGAGCGTGCACGGCCGCGGCCCGGAGGGGCTGGCGGCGGCCTGCGCTTCTTCCAGGGTGGCGGTGCTCACCGACCCCTCCTTCACCCCGGCGCTTGTCTGCAGGTATTTTCTGGAGCGGGGGAGGAGGTTCCGGCAGGTCTGGGTGCTCACCGATCTGGGGCTGCCGGGCGAGATGGTGACCGCAGTGAGCCTTGAGGAGGGAGCGCAGCTTCCGGGCCGGGGGAACAGCGTCGTGATCCTGCTCGGGGAAGAGGCGCCGCAGGGTTCCGGGCAACAGGAGTGGCCCCGGATCCTGACGCCGGGGCTGCCGGACGAGCTTTTCGTCCGGGGGGAGGCGGCGATGTCCCAGGCGGAGGTCCGCGCCCTCACTCTTTGCAAAGCCCAGCTGCGGAAGGGAATGGTCGTCTACGAGATCGGGGCAGGCACCGGGTCCTGGACGGTGGAGGTGGCGCGCCTGATCGCTCCGGGGCAGATTTTTGCGGTTGAAAAGAGCCCCGCCGCCCTCGCCCTGGTGCGCGCCAACCTGGAAAAATTTCAGATTTCCAACGCCGTGCTGGTGCCCGGGGAGGCTCCCGCGGCGTGCGCCGGCCTTCCCCCGGCGGACCTTGTCCTGGTCGGGGGGAGCGGCGGGAGGCTCCGGGAGATCCTGGCTGCCGCAAGGGGGTGGCTGCGCGGGCAGGGGCTGCTCGTGATCACGGCCGTTACCCCTGACACCTTCGGCACCGCCTGGCAGGTCCTGCATGAAGGCGGGTGGCAGGAGCAGGAGGCGGTGCTGGTCAGCCTGGCGCGGGTTGCCCCCCGGGGGAGGGTGCAGATCTGGCAGGGGGAAAACCCCGTTTTCATCCTGCGCGCCCGGAGGCAGGAAGGAGGCTCAAGTAATGCCTGA